The following proteins are encoded in a genomic region of Paenibacillus sp. FSL H3-0469:
- a CDS encoding peptidylprolyl isomerase — MKQALIRLEQGPEIQLELFEQEAPGTVANFEKLANSGFYNGLAFQRVVRGFVAQGGCPERNGRGGTDPIPCETQGNPHKHVRGALSMAHFGPGTGSCQFFICYDTFDYLDGWHTVFGRVTEGMEHVDALRRGAVMQEVRVW; from the coding sequence ATGAAGCAGGCTCTAATCCGTCTGGAGCAGGGACCGGAGATTCAGCTGGAGCTGTTCGAACAGGAGGCGCCGGGAACCGTAGCCAATTTTGAAAAGCTTGCGAACAGCGGCTTTTACAACGGTCTGGCCTTTCAACGTGTGGTTCGCGGCTTCGTCGCCCAAGGAGGCTGCCCGGAGCGCAACGGCAGAGGCGGCACAGATCCCATTCCCTGTGAGACGCAGGGGAATCCCCATAAGCATGTGCGCGGGGCGCTGTCTATGGCGCATTTTGGACCGGGTACGGGGTCCTGCCAGTTTTTTATCTGTTATGATACGTTCGATTATCTGGATGGCTGGCATACGGTATTCGGCAGGGTCACAGAAGGCATGGAGCATGTCGATGCCCTGCGGCGCGGAGCGGTGATGCAGGAGGTCCGCGTCTGGTAG
- a CDS encoding S66 peptidase family protein — protein MIRYPVLEAEAVIGVTAPSSGVGEALRELLELAVERLQKSGYGVVCGPTAWTQEKAKSAPAAVRAAEFNKMMADESIGLIVPPWGGELLIEMLEQVDFGKMKCKWILGYSDISVLLLAVTLKTGMATAHGTNFIDLRGEQTDPVTAMWEKVLSTPSGGAVVQQSSQQYQLEWGGEPSPYVFNLTEATSWKTVGNQKVTMQGRLLGGCIDVIRHLIGTPYGDVRHFQQHYINNEPILWYLENCELSVTDLRRSLVQMKLAGWFEHCSGLLFGRSAANRPMDNYTVEDVYQELADELGLPVAYDIDCGHLPPQVTLINGAYAEVVVGAGKGTVTQHFRE, from the coding sequence ATGATCAGATATCCGGTATTAGAAGCAGAAGCCGTTATTGGTGTAACTGCACCCTCATCTGGAGTGGGGGAGGCGCTTCGTGAACTGCTTGAGCTGGCTGTAGAACGGCTGCAAAAAAGCGGGTACGGCGTAGTCTGCGGACCCACAGCGTGGACACAGGAGAAGGCCAAATCAGCCCCGGCTGCTGTACGTGCCGCTGAATTCAACAAGATGATGGCCGATGAGTCCATCGGACTCATTGTGCCTCCCTGGGGCGGGGAGCTGCTGATCGAGATGCTGGAGCAGGTGGACTTCGGCAAGATGAAGTGTAAATGGATTCTCGGGTATTCCGATATCAGTGTGCTGCTGCTGGCTGTCACTCTGAAGACGGGGATGGCTACAGCCCATGGTACGAACTTCATCGACCTCCGTGGGGAACAGACAGACCCGGTAACTGCCATGTGGGAGAAGGTATTGTCTACGCCAAGCGGCGGTGCTGTAGTTCAGCAATCCTCACAGCAATATCAGCTGGAATGGGGAGGCGAGCCGTCGCCCTATGTGTTCAACCTTACAGAAGCGACTAGCTGGAAGACGGTGGGCAATCAAAAAGTGACGATGCAGGGCCGCCTGCTGGGTGGCTGCATTGACGTTATCCGGCATCTGATCGGCACCCCTTACGGAGATGTCCGGCACTTCCAGCAGCACTATATCAACAACGAACCGATTCTGTGGTACTTAGAGAACTGTGAGCTGTCCGTGACCGACCTGCGCCGCTCCCTGGTGCAGATGAAGCTGGCGGGCTGGTTCGAGCATTGCAGCGGCCTCCTGTTCGGCCGCAGCGCGGCTAACCGCCCTATGGACAACTATACCGTAGAGGATGTCTACCAGGAGCTGGCCGATGAGCTGGGCCTGCCGGTCGCATACGATATCGACTGCGGACATCTGCCGCCGCAGGTTACTTTGATCAATGGGGCCTATGCAGAGGTAGTGGTTGGGGCAGGTAAGGGAACGGTGACGCAGCACTTCCGGGAGTAG
- a CDS encoding AI-2E family transporter: MEVFKRYIANLTVRRFLILGLIGLLLYSIRDMLNLVLLTFLIAYVMNSFQLLLSKRIGKFVKVNSKVIIIILYVALISMIVMALVKYMPKVFSQIKQLTTFLGTLTSDDIPQNEIMQYLFRKVKELNYQSYLNQGIEYVFKISNWGTTFVLSTILSLVFILEKNRIVNFTSRLRDSKISWFYVELEYFGRKFISSFGKVIEAQILIALFNTLFTVVGLWVLGFFFEPFPYLFALSIMIFMLSLIPVVGFVISLIPLCIIGYNTGGLVLTINILVMIAILHVIEGYFLNPKLMSSKMNLPMFYTLVVLLFSEHYIGVWGLILGIPIFVFFLDILDISRDNKPSLE, translated from the coding sequence ATGGAAGTATTCAAGCGTTATATCGCCAATTTAACAGTCCGGCGCTTCTTGATTCTGGGATTGATTGGACTGCTGCTGTACAGTATCAGGGATATGCTGAATCTGGTGCTGTTGACGTTCCTGATCGCTTACGTGATGAACAGCTTTCAGTTGCTGCTGAGCAAGCGGATCGGCAAGTTTGTGAAGGTGAACAGCAAGGTTATCATCATCATACTGTATGTGGCGCTGATCAGCATGATCGTCATGGCACTCGTCAAATATATGCCCAAGGTATTCTCGCAGATCAAGCAGTTAACCACCTTTCTCGGCACGCTGACCTCCGATGATATTCCGCAGAATGAAATTATGCAGTACTTGTTCCGAAAGGTCAAGGAGCTCAATTATCAGAGCTATTTGAATCAGGGGATCGAATATGTCTTCAAAATCAGCAACTGGGGAACCACCTTCGTCCTGTCCACGATTCTAAGCCTTGTGTTCATTCTGGAAAAGAACCGGATCGTCAACTTTACCTCCCGTTTGAGAGACAGCAAAATCTCCTGGTTCTATGTGGAGCTTGAGTATTTCGGCAGAAAGTTCATCTCCTCCTTCGGCAAGGTCATTGAAGCGCAGATTCTGATTGCGCTGTTCAATACTTTGTTTACCGTGGTCGGGCTGTGGGTGCTTGGTTTCTTTTTCGAGCCGTTCCCGTATCTGTTTGCCCTCTCTATTATGATCTTCATGCTCAGCCTGATTCCGGTCGTTGGCTTTGTCATTTCACTGATTCCGCTGTGCATTATCGGCTATAACACGGGCGGACTGGTGCTGACAATTAACATTCTGGTGATGATTGCCATTCTCCATGTCATTGAAGGCTACTTCCTGAACCCTAAGCTGATGTCCTCCAAAATGAACCTGCCGATGTTCTACACGCTCGTAGTGCTGCTGTTCTCCGAGCATTATATCGGGGTATGGGGACTGATTCTCGGGATTCCGATCTTCGTCTTTTTCCTGGATATCCTGGATATCAGCCGGGACAATAAGCCTTCACTGGAATGA
- a CDS encoding SDR family oxidoreductase, giving the protein MSKVICITGASSGIGLATALKFAHEGWTVYAGTRHLKREQELYQNVEGLQFVELEVTQPESIRQVIERIEAEQGKLDLLFCNAGFGYLRALGQAPFPEIEEVFNTNVYGVMHTIRAALPLLQKTGYAHIVATSSVGGLVGQPMNEVYCASKFAVEGLLESLATYYKPQFNIDITLLEPGAIATEFNSTVMGHVASTGGVLEDEYKPILDAYRAAFLERNVEPQTADSVADVMWELVQLETKPLRLRTSERAEAFVARKVSTDPTGLEGVLSTRRIQLNM; this is encoded by the coding sequence ATGTCAAAAGTAATCTGCATCACCGGAGCATCCTCCGGCATTGGCCTTGCCACTGCACTGAAGTTCGCCCATGAGGGCTGGACGGTCTACGCCGGAACACGCCATCTGAAGCGTGAACAGGAGCTGTACCAGAATGTAGAGGGTCTGCAGTTCGTAGAGCTGGAGGTAACACAGCCGGAGAGTATTCGGCAGGTTATAGAACGGATAGAAGCGGAGCAAGGCAAGCTGGATCTATTATTCTGCAATGCCGGCTTCGGCTACCTGAGAGCGCTTGGGCAGGCACCGTTCCCTGAGATTGAGGAGGTCTTCAATACCAACGTGTACGGGGTCATGCATACGATCCGGGCTGCACTGCCGCTGCTGCAAAAGACTGGCTACGCCCATATTGTAGCGACCTCCAGTGTCGGCGGACTGGTCGGGCAACCGATGAACGAGGTGTACTGCGCCAGCAAATTCGCAGTGGAAGGGCTGCTGGAGAGTCTGGCCACCTACTACAAGCCGCAGTTCAACATCGACATCACCCTGCTTGAGCCAGGGGCAATCGCCACGGAATTCAATTCAACCGTAATGGGGCATGTCGCCAGCACCGGCGGCGTTCTGGAGGACGAGTACAAGCCCATTCTGGATGCTTACAGAGCAGCGTTCCTGGAGCGTAATGTGGAGCCGCAGACGGCAGACTCTGTTGCGGATGTGATGTGGGAGCTGGTACAGCTTGAGACCAAGCCGCTGCGCCTGCGCACCTCGGAGCGGGCCGAAGCCTTCGTGGCCCGCAAGGTCAGCACCGACCCTACTGGACTGGAAGGCGTACTAAGCACGCGCAGAATCCAATTAAATATGTAA
- a CDS encoding glycosyltransferase family 2 protein, with product MNSNRTRVLLGSPIHQKPAILEQFLKALLRLNLKDIDLDFYLIDDNPDEAASQLLQQFARNGRSVFLQSSGYHDDYIRDEHTHVWHSNLIWKVAGFKNLMIRRAEAFGYDYLFLIDSDLILHPETLLHLIGTGKDIISEIFWTQWQPNTMLQPQVWMHDEYNQWEIHPGEQLTPEEIQHRFFAFLQKMQQPGIYEVGGLGACTLISSSALSSGISYDRVHNISYWGEDRHFCIRAAALGLPLFVDTHFPALHLYRDSDLDLVAEFIRHTSGTEAEPDASHEAASIEDSNVTSAEDLPDCAETDQPPADKRVPEAAAQWEVLWTEAEARQHLSKEPPPVDATGAEKIYPAAPASRRPKLTLTMIVKNEGTRFLRQVLQEHRKYIDEAVIIDDASTDDTADICREALEGIPLHLIQNPVSRFHNESELRRQQWEAVVRTRPEWILNLDGDELFESCFPEEVDSLLRTADCDLFCFRLYDFWDEASYREDRYWQAHQSYRPFLLRYREDFTYAWNDLPQHCGRLPENIFELPHQLSNLRLKHLGWSKPEFRLEKYLRYMLLDPDARYGWKEQYQSILDPHPRLVPWSE from the coding sequence ATGAACTCGAATAGAACCCGGGTGCTGCTAGGCAGCCCGATCCATCAAAAACCGGCGATCCTGGAGCAATTCCTGAAAGCTCTGCTGCGTCTGAACCTGAAGGATATCGATCTTGATTTCTATCTGATTGATGATAACCCGGATGAAGCCGCAAGCCAGCTGCTGCAGCAGTTCGCCCGGAACGGCAGATCCGTCTTCCTGCAATCCTCCGGCTATCATGATGACTATATCCGTGATGAGCATACGCATGTCTGGCATTCCAATCTGATCTGGAAGGTAGCCGGATTTAAGAATCTGATGATCCGGCGGGCCGAGGCCTTCGGCTATGACTACCTGTTCCTGATTGATTCCGATCTCATTCTCCACCCGGAGACGCTGCTGCACCTGATCGGTACAGGCAAGGATATTATCTCCGAGATTTTCTGGACACAGTGGCAGCCGAATACAATGCTGCAGCCGCAGGTATGGATGCATGACGAATACAACCAGTGGGAGATTCATCCGGGAGAGCAGCTCACGCCGGAGGAGATTCAGCACCGCTTTTTTGCTTTTTTGCAGAAGATGCAGCAGCCCGGAATCTATGAGGTTGGCGGACTTGGCGCCTGCACGCTGATCAGCAGCTCAGCCCTCAGCTCCGGAATCAGCTACGACCGGGTGCACAACATCTCCTACTGGGGAGAGGACCGTCATTTCTGCATCCGTGCAGCGGCGCTCGGCCTTCCGCTCTTCGTGGATACCCACTTCCCGGCGCTGCACCTCTACAGAGACAGCGATCTGGATCTGGTAGCGGAGTTCATCCGGCACACCTCGGGCACGGAAGCAGAGCCGGATGCCTCACACGAAGCAGCGAGCATTGAAGACAGCAATGTAACCTCTGCTGAAGATCTGCCAGATTGCGCAGAGACGGATCAGCCCCCCGCTGACAAAAGAGTGCCGGAGGCAGCAGCGCAGTGGGAGGTGCTGTGGACCGAAGCCGAAGCCCGGCAGCACTTGTCCAAAGAGCCTCCGCCTGTTGACGCAACCGGAGCGGAAAAGATTTATCCGGCAGCTCCTGCTTCCCGCCGGCCCAAGCTGACTCTCACCATGATCGTCAAGAATGAAGGCACCAGGTTCCTGCGTCAGGTGCTGCAGGAGCATCGCAAGTATATCGATGAGGCCGTCATAATCGACGATGCAAGCACAGATGATACAGCCGATATCTGCCGCGAGGCTCTGGAGGGGATTCCGCTCCACCTGATACAGAACCCTGTCTCCCGCTTCCATAATGAATCAGAGCTGCGCAGGCAGCAGTGGGAGGCGGTGGTTAGGACCCGGCCCGAGTGGATTCTTAATCTGGACGGAGATGAGCTGTTCGAGTCCTGTTTTCCAGAGGAGGTTGATTCCCTGCTGCGTACAGCAGATTGCGACTTATTCTGCTTCCGGCTCTACGACTTCTGGGATGAGGCCAGCTACCGCGAGGACAGGTACTGGCAGGCTCACCAGAGCTACCGCCCGTTCCTGCTCCGTTACCGGGAAGACTTCACCTATGCCTGGAATGATCTGCCGCAGCACTGCGGGCGGCTGCCGGAGAATATCTTCGAGCTGCCCCATCAGTTAAGCAACCTGCGTCTGAAGCATCTCGGCTGGTCGAAGCCGGAATTCCGGCTGGAGAAGTATCTGCGTTATATGCTGCTGGACCCGGACGCCCGGTACGGCTGGAAGGAGCAATATCAATCCATCCTTGACCCGCATCCCCGGCTGGTGCCTTGGAGCGAATAA
- a CDS encoding ABC transporter permease has translation MNRSKWKNLQSELFTNGLGVAALVILMVFTLGAVFAFLSGHDPNAMDAMARLTKPGAAHLFGTDDYGRDYLSRALYGGRVSLLVGFASMIVATFVGVLVGVISGYFGGWIDNLLMRMLDIIMSIPSFLILLLLSVYLKPSIGNLIIIIALLMWMNVARVVRAETLTIKEREYVLYAKASGQSAFGMIWRHILPGLVPVIIVGATNNIASAIMMESSLSFLGFGVQPPNATWGSMLNSAQGYIAQAPYLALFPGLMILFTVLSFNVLGDILRVGFEPKLIRR, from the coding sequence ATGAATCGCAGTAAATGGAAAAACCTGCAGTCCGAGCTGTTTACGAACGGTCTGGGTGTCGCTGCTCTTGTCATATTGATGGTGTTTACACTGGGGGCGGTCTTTGCCTTCCTGTCCGGTCATGATCCGAATGCCATGGACGCCATGGCCCGCCTCACGAAGCCCGGCGCCGCGCATCTGTTCGGTACCGATGATTATGGCCGCGACTATTTGTCCAGAGCCTTATACGGGGGCCGGGTTTCACTGCTGGTCGGATTCGCCTCCATGATCGTAGCAACCTTTGTAGGCGTGCTGGTTGGGGTGATTAGCGGATATTTTGGCGGCTGGATCGATAATCTGCTAATGCGGATGCTGGATATTATCATGTCGATCCCGTCCTTCCTGATCCTGCTGCTGCTCAGCGTCTACCTGAAGCCGAGCATCGGCAATCTGATTATTATTATTGCTCTCTTGATGTGGATGAATGTGGCCCGTGTCGTCCGTGCGGAGACCCTGACAATCAAGGAACGGGAGTACGTGTTATATGCCAAGGCCTCGGGACAGAGTGCCTTCGGCATGATCTGGCGGCATATCCTCCCGGGACTGGTCCCGGTAATTATCGTAGGGGCGACGAATAATATTGCCTCGGCTATTATGATGGAATCGTCGCTGAGCTTCCTCGGCTTCGGGGTGCAGCCGCCGAATGCCACGTGGGGGAGTATGCTGAACAGCGCACAGGGGTATATTGCCCAGGCGCCTTATCTGGCGCTGTTCCCCGGGCTGATGATCCTGTTTACTGTGCTGAGCTTCAATGTGCTGGGAGATATTTTGCGGGTCGGCTTTGAACCCAAGCTGATCCGGAGATAG
- a CDS encoding ABC transporter permease, whose product MRQLIVRRLLQTLPMLFFVSVVCFTMIKLAPGDPVLSFVTPNMHADDIERIRHNLGLDKPAYIQYFIWVKEMVQGNFGYSLVNHQPVLGQILERLPATAGLMGSAIALAVILAIPLGLVAGANRNRWVDKLINFIAYIGISIPLFWLAILLMYLFAIKLHLLPSMGMRTIGVESPLDVLKHGILPCTVLAFSFLSGYVRYIRSSTIGQLKEEYVQIQYAFGSKKSTILFRHVLKHVLLPVITLIGMSMGDLVAGAIVTETVFSWPGIGSLGMTAVKGMDYPVIMGITLFSSLMLIFGNLVADILYSFVDPRIKLKG is encoded by the coding sequence ATGAGACAACTCATCGTCCGAAGGTTGCTGCAAACATTGCCGATGCTGTTTTTCGTATCGGTGGTCTGTTTTACTATGATTAAGCTGGCTCCGGGAGATCCGGTGCTGTCATTTGTGACGCCCAATATGCATGCCGATGATATTGAGCGTATCCGCCATAATCTGGGGCTGGATAAGCCTGCTTATATCCAATATTTCATCTGGGTCAAAGAGATGGTCCAGGGTAATTTCGGCTATTCCCTGGTCAATCACCAGCCCGTGCTGGGCCAGATCCTGGAACGTCTGCCTGCGACAGCGGGACTAATGGGCAGCGCCATCGCGCTGGCGGTAATCCTGGCAATTCCGCTAGGCCTCGTGGCCGGTGCGAACCGCAACCGCTGGGTAGACAAGCTGATCAATTTTATCGCTTATATCGGCATCTCCATCCCCTTATTCTGGCTGGCGATCCTGCTGATGTATCTGTTCGCGATCAAGCTGCATCTGCTTCCAAGCATGGGGATGCGCACCATTGGTGTGGAATCGCCGCTTGATGTGCTGAAGCACGGGATATTACCTTGTACGGTGCTGGCCTTCAGTTTCCTGTCCGGGTATGTGCGCTATATCCGCTCCAGTACCATCGGACAGCTTAAGGAGGAGTATGTGCAGATCCAGTACGCTTTTGGCTCGAAGAAATCCACGATTCTGTTCCGCCATGTGCTGAAGCATGTCCTGCTGCCGGTCATCACTCTAATCGGTATGTCGATGGGAGATCTGGTGGCCGGGGCGATTGTTACGGAGACGGTGTTCTCCTGGCCGGGGATCGGCTCCCTGGGAATGACGGCGGTGAAGGGGATGGATTATCCTGTCATTATGGGGATTACTTTGTTCTCTTCCTTAATGCTGATCTTCGGTAATCTGGTGGCAGATATTCTCTACAGCTTTGTTGATCCAAGAATCAAACTGAAGGGGTGA
- a CDS encoding ATP-binding cassette domain-containing protein, whose translation MSERKVLVEVNNLKKHFPKGKDLRGRDKGVLKAVDGVSFQIRQGETFGLVGESGSGKSTVGRCLLRLYDYTDGEVFYDGRPLGKLGEKGLKPFRRRIQSIFQDPYSSLNPSLNVLELISEPMRIHGLNPGEERKEAVAELLEKVGLKREHLYRFPHEFSGGQRQRISIARALSVRPEFVVCDEPISALDVSVQAQVVNMLEDLQAEFGLTYLFIAHDLSMVRHIADRIGVMYGGRLVEVAPSDELYDNPLHPYTRALLSSILETDPMKASQRIQLEAYPATRGTEEAAVLREVSPGHYVAGEYAD comes from the coding sequence TTGAGTGAGCGCAAGGTGCTTGTAGAGGTTAACAATCTGAAGAAGCATTTCCCGAAGGGCAAGGATCTGCGCGGACGGGATAAGGGTGTACTTAAGGCTGTGGACGGGGTCAGCTTCCAGATCCGCCAGGGCGAGACCTTCGGCCTGGTCGGTGAATCCGGAAGCGGCAAGTCCACGGTCGGGCGCTGTCTGCTCCGTCTGTACGATTATACGGACGGCGAGGTGTTCTACGACGGGCGTCCGCTAGGGAAGCTGGGCGAGAAAGGGCTGAAGCCCTTCCGCAGGCGGATTCAGTCCATCTTTCAGGACCCGTATTCCTCGCTTAATCCGAGCCTGAACGTACTGGAGCTGATCAGTGAGCCGATGCGGATTCACGGTCTCAATCCGGGCGAAGAGCGCAAGGAAGCGGTGGCAGAGCTGCTGGAGAAGGTGGGGCTGAAGCGGGAGCATCTGTACCGCTTCCCTCATGAATTCAGCGGCGGGCAACGCCAGCGGATCTCCATCGCCCGGGCGCTGTCAGTCCGGCCTGAGTTCGTCGTCTGCGATGAGCCCATCTCTGCGCTGGATGTCTCTGTTCAGGCCCAGGTCGTTAATATGCTGGAGGATCTGCAAGCCGAGTTCGGGCTGACCTATTTGTTCATCGCCCATGATCTGTCGATGGTCCGCCATATTGCCGACCGGATCGGCGTGATGTATGGCGGCAGGCTGGTGGAGGTGGCTCCAAGCGATGAGCTGTATGATAATCCGCTCCACCCCTACACCAGGGCGCTGCTCTCCTCCATTCTGGAGACAGACCCGATGAAGGCCAGCCAGCGGATTCAGCTGGAGGCTTATCCGGCTACGCGCGGGACAGAGGAAGCCGCTGTACTGCGGGAAGTGAGTCCTGGACATTATGTGGCCGGAGAATATGCAGACTAA
- a CDS encoding ABC transporter substrate-binding protein gives MRKGITGVAILLLLTLVISACSNGNNASSTNAAQTPAASQEPAAGEPKDGGSLIIGVASDPVVLNPNYAGDRVSLTIDQALYAPLFQVNNGKKTFYLADSLTPSSDNLTYTLKLKDGLTWHDGEKLTADDVVFTIDSILDEKQNSFLRANFLIGDKAIKAVKVDDLTVEFKLPQVSPAFEATLVQVTPIPKHIFENETNIEKSTKNASPVGSGAFKFKEYKAGEYLTLERFDNYFGGKPHLDSVTYRIAKDTNAANLALQNGEINVQYLDPKDVPTIQATNNFEILPYSEGRLAYLMFNANSDTGALAKKEVRQALSLALSRDELIQTAYTSSEYADPAKSFLTPDALYFTNEVPTFDNDAAKAKELLASAGESNLKLRYIVQSGNKAQEAISLYVQQKLKAIGVEVELQNMDSSAWVQKFIDLKATDYELALTGYIMGYDPDAYRILFTTGSSSNYSHYSNSEVDKLMNDGAGEADPAKRAEIYKKAQELVAEDAPIYPIAYTKTVVAVSKNYGGIDEAVLKPVVIFEDLSKIYKK, from the coding sequence ATGCGTAAAGGGATAACTGGGGTTGCTATTCTACTATTATTAACACTGGTGATCAGTGCATGTTCCAATGGGAATAACGCTTCATCTACTAATGCCGCACAGACACCGGCTGCATCACAAGAGCCAGCCGCCGGCGAACCGAAGGATGGAGGCAGTCTGATTATAGGGGTCGCTTCCGATCCGGTAGTACTGAACCCGAACTATGCGGGCGACCGTGTCAGCCTAACCATTGACCAGGCGCTATATGCTCCGCTGTTCCAGGTGAACAACGGCAAGAAGACCTTCTACCTGGCAGACAGCCTGACACCTTCAAGCGATAATCTGACGTATACATTGAAGCTTAAGGATGGATTGACCTGGCATGATGGAGAGAAGCTGACGGCAGATGACGTTGTGTTCACCATCGACAGCATTCTTGATGAGAAGCAGAACAGCTTCCTGCGTGCCAACTTCCTGATTGGCGACAAAGCGATTAAGGCTGTCAAGGTCGATGACCTGACTGTGGAGTTCAAGCTGCCGCAGGTCAGCCCGGCTTTTGAAGCTACGCTGGTACAGGTAACCCCGATTCCTAAGCATATTTTTGAGAATGAGACCAACATCGAGAAGAGCACCAAGAACGCTTCTCCGGTAGGCTCCGGTGCCTTCAAGTTCAAGGAATACAAGGCCGGCGAGTACCTGACGCTGGAGCGCTTCGACAACTACTTCGGCGGCAAGCCGCATCTGGATTCGGTCACTTACCGGATTGCCAAGGATACCAATGCTGCGAATCTGGCTCTGCAGAACGGCGAGATTAATGTGCAGTATCTGGACCCGAAGGATGTTCCTACGATTCAAGCGACGAATAATTTTGAGATTCTCCCGTATAGCGAAGGCCGCCTCGCTTATCTCATGTTCAATGCGAACAGCGATACCGGCGCCCTCGCCAAAAAAGAAGTCCGCCAAGCCCTGTCCCTGGCCCTTAGCCGCGACGAGCTGATCCAGACGGCGTACACATCCAGCGAATATGCTGATCCGGCAAAGTCCTTCCTGACACCGGATGCGCTGTACTTCACGAACGAGGTCCCTACCTTTGACAATGATGCTGCCAAGGCGAAGGAACTGCTGGCTTCTGCCGGTGAGAGCAACCTGAAGCTCCGGTATATCGTACAGAGCGGGAACAAGGCGCAGGAAGCCATCTCGCTGTATGTGCAGCAGAAGCTGAAGGCAATCGGCGTAGAGGTTGAATTGCAGAACATGGATTCCTCGGCCTGGGTGCAGAAATTCATTGATCTGAAGGCGACCGATTATGAGCTGGCGTTGACCGGCTATATCATGGGCTATGATCCGGATGCGTACCGTATCCTGTTCACTACGGGCAGCTCATCTAATTACTCGCATTATTCCAACAGTGAAGTTGACAAGCTGATGAATGACGGTGCAGGCGAAGCAGATCCGGCCAAGCGTGCAGAGATCTACAAGAAAGCACAGGAACTGGTAGCCGAAGATGCACCGATCTATCCGATCGCCTATACTAAGACTGTGGTAGCGGTATCGAAGAACTACGGCGGTATTGATGAAGCGGTACTGAAGCCTGTCGTCATCTTCGAAGACCTGTCCAAGATTTACAAGAAATAA
- a CDS encoding ABC transporter ATP-binding protein: protein MTERLLTVEDLQVSFATRDGENQAVRGVSFHIDAGETVGIVGESGSGKSVTAKAVMSLITPPGHMTAGKLEFRGKSLKGLTEKQWRSLRGNRIAMVFQDPMTSLNPVKRIGQQLTEVIRRHRGLDKAAAYTEAAELLRQVGIRDPEQRLKQYPHEFSGGMRQRVMIAMALSCRPELLIADEPTTALDATIQAQILDLFKELKERGDTAIALITHDLGVVAQVCTRVIVMYGGLVMEEGTVQDIFYRPQHPYTQGLLRSIPKRGGGERERLIPIEGTPPDLLNPPPGCPFMDRCPHAFARCSERPPVVEFAPGHRSMCWLTEGTEEKTAVTAGRDFT, encoded by the coding sequence ATGACTGAACGGCTGCTGACTGTTGAGGATTTACAGGTTTCTTTCGCTACCCGGGACGGAGAGAATCAGGCCGTCCGCGGCGTTAGCTTCCATATTGATGCGGGTGAGACCGTAGGCATTGTCGGGGAATCCGGCAGTGGTAAAAGTGTTACAGCCAAGGCGGTCATGTCCCTGATCACACCGCCGGGGCATATGACTGCCGGGAAGCTGGAATTCCGCGGCAAGAGCCTGAAGGGGCTTACGGAGAAGCAGTGGCGGTCCTTACGCGGTAACCGGATTGCAATGGTCTTCCAGGACCCGATGACCTCGCTGAATCCGGTCAAGCGCATCGGCCAGCAATTAACAGAGGTTATCCGCAGACACCGGGGACTGGATAAAGCGGCGGCCTATACCGAAGCGGCGGAGCTTCTCCGCCAGGTCGGCATCCGTGATCCGGAGCAGCGGCTGAAGCAATATCCGCATGAATTCAGCGGAGGGATGCGCCAGCGGGTGATGATCGCGATGGCACTCTCCTGCCGCCCGGAGCTGCTGATTGCCGATGAGCCTACCACCGCACTGGATGCGACCATCCAGGCGCAGATCCTTGATCTGTTCAAAGAGCTGAAAGAACGGGGAGATACAGCAATTGCGCTTATAACCCATGATCTGGGAGTGGTAGCCCAGGTCTGCACGCGTGTCATTGTCATGTATGGCGGACTGGTTATGGAGGAGGGGACGGTGCAGGACATCTTCTACCGGCCTCAGCATCCGTATACACAGGGCTTGCTGCGTTCCATACCTAAGCGCGGGGGCGGTGAGCGTGAGCGGCTGATTCCGATCGAGGGCACACCGCCCGATCTGCTGAATCCCCCGCCCGGCTGCCCGTTCATGGACCGTTGTCCGCATGCCTTCGCCCGTTGCAGTGAACGTCCTCCGGTAGTCGAGTTTGCACCGGGGCACCGCTCGATGTGCTGGCTGACCGAAGGTACAGAAGAGAAGACGGCAGTTACAGCGGGGAGGGATTTCACTTGA